In a single window of the Melissococcus plutonius ATCC 35311 genome:
- a CDS encoding YdcF family protein produces the protein MKRIKKIAYCLLGMIFTYGCFLFICILSNIHEKPLSSSPNIILVLGARIYGTEKRKAYPGSVLKTRLDTTLAYIKKHSSTTKIIVCGGKGALEPTTEASVMATYLNKHGIPRQKLIQEKRSTRTKENIQYAMKLVNLDHALLITSDFHLYRSKWLAKQLGIHSIDGLPAMSKNSSIIKNYSKEILSLGYAFIFDNK, from the coding sequence TTGAAACGAATCAAAAAAATAGCTTATTGCTTACTGGGAATGATTTTTACATATGGTTGTTTTCTATTTATTTGTATCCTAAGTAATATTCATGAAAAACCACTTTCTTCATCGCCTAACATAATTTTAGTATTAGGAGCTCGCATCTATGGTACAGAAAAAAGAAAAGCCTATCCAGGTAGTGTTTTAAAAACACGTTTAGATACTACTCTTGCTTATATAAAAAAGCATTCTTCTACTACTAAAATTATCGTTTGTGGTGGTAAAGGAGCCTTAGAACCAACAACAGAAGCAAGTGTTATGGCAACCTATCTTAATAAGCATGGAATTCCCAGACAAAAACTCATACAAGAGAAGCGCTCAACACGAACAAAAGAAAATATTCAATATGCAATGAAGCTTGTAAATTTAGATCATGCATTACTTATTACAAGCGATTTTCACCTTTATCGTTCTAAATGGTTAGCTAAACAATTAGGAATTCATTCGATTGATGGACTTCCTGCTATGTCTAAGAATAGTTCAATTATTAAAAATTATAGTAAAGAAATTTTATCACTTGGCTATGCATTTATTTTTGATAACAAATAA
- a CDS encoding L,D-transpeptidase family protein, translating into MEGEQQTRLEKQHHFKSYKKRKLFFGSSIVIIFLIGFCAYFFFQSHFLPTTKADGTNIGFLNVEEASHKLHISNKPRQVIIKTSTKQEKFKLPEKYQITSLFLKNHLDKHAIQLPMNPSFKKELSTKLNQVHFEKGAPSQDATIQKTETAFTIMPEQYGTIVNKAKLMEKISQDTEKNKNQYIYNIKDFYQQPVVKKENKQLNEKLTKLNAIMNKTLILKINKKDYTFTKKDIQALLNNNVTINEEQLGSQLTQLNQQFASLDQPVVFTNIHGEKRKYKNNGSYGWKIDITKTLPVVTQALMNKNTNETINATIDGDAEQEPTIAKNYIEIDLNDQKMYCFINGAKTVETDVITGRYNKGTASIPGFHTILYKATNVNLEGQMMDGSHYSVPVKYWMPLISNGGVVTQIGIHDSDHKLDKFGDKEAYKTNAGSNGCINTPGTEVAKIFHVAYEGMPVIIYGNIYDNAPGEFDKPVDYGEKI; encoded by the coding sequence ATGGAAGGCGAACAACAAACACGTTTAGAAAAACAACACCATTTTAAATCATATAAAAAAAGAAAGCTATTTTTTGGGTCAAGTATTGTTATAATTTTTTTAATAGGATTTTGTGCTTATTTCTTTTTTCAATCGCATTTTTTACCAACAACGAAAGCAGATGGTACAAATATAGGTTTTTTAAATGTAGAAGAAGCAAGCCATAAATTGCATATTTCAAATAAACCTAGGCAGGTAATTATTAAAACTTCTACAAAGCAAGAAAAATTCAAATTACCAGAAAAGTATCAAATTACTTCTCTTTTTTTGAAAAATCATTTAGATAAACATGCGATTCAGCTGCCAATGAATCCATCCTTTAAAAAAGAATTATCAACAAAATTAAATCAAGTACATTTTGAGAAAGGAGCACCTAGTCAAGATGCTACTATTCAAAAGACAGAAACAGCTTTTACAATTATGCCTGAACAATATGGCACAATAGTGAATAAAGCTAAACTGATGGAGAAAATTTCCCAGGATACAGAGAAAAATAAAAATCAATATATATATAACATAAAAGATTTTTATCAACAACCAGTTGTGAAAAAAGAAAATAAACAATTAAATGAAAAATTAACAAAATTGAATGCTATCATGAATAAAACTTTGATATTGAAAATCAATAAAAAAGATTATACTTTCACGAAAAAAGATATTCAAGCGCTTCTTAACAATAATGTTACGATTAATGAAGAACAGCTTGGTAGTCAATTAACTCAATTAAATCAGCAATTTGCTTCTTTAGATCAGCCAGTAGTATTTACCAATATTCATGGGGAAAAAAGAAAATATAAAAATAATGGTAGCTATGGTTGGAAGATAGATATTACTAAGACTTTACCTGTAGTTACACAAGCATTAATGAATAAAAATACCAATGAAACAATTAATGCCACTATTGATGGTGATGCAGAACAAGAACCAACAATTGCTAAAAATTACATTGAAATAGATTTAAATGATCAAAAAATGTATTGCTTTATAAATGGTGCTAAGACTGTTGAAACAGATGTTATTACTGGTCGATATAACAAAGGAACAGCTTCAATTCCTGGATTCCATACTATTTTATACAAGGCAACAAATGTTAACTTAGAAGGCCAAATGATGGATGGTTCTCATTATAGTGTACCAGTAAAATATTGGATGCCTCTAATCAGTAATGGGGGTGTCGTTACACAAATTGGTATTCATGATTCAGATCATAAGTTAGATAAATTTGGAGATAAGGAAGCCTATAAAACCAATGCTGGCAGTAATGGTTGTATCAATACACCCGGCACAGAGGTAGCTAAAATTTTCCATGTAGCTTATGAAGGCATGCCGGTTATTATTTATGGAAATATCTATGATAATGCACCAGGTGAATTTGATAAACCAGTTGACTATGGAGAAAAAATCTAG
- the thrS gene encoding threonine--tRNA ligase yields MSKINITFPDGSVNEFQSGITTLEIAKTISNSLAKKALAGKLNNEWLDLNQPIQLDGIFEVITLDHEDALAILRNSAAYLMAHALSHLFPTIKFGTAQVTDTGYYYDTDNGDSPITAEDLPAIEAEMMQIVKKNEPNLRKVISHEEARRLFADNPYKIELINEIPKNENIIIYEQGGFVDLYQGVQVPSTGRIQIFKLLSVAGAYWRGNSKNRMMQRIYGTAFFNQKDLKEFIKMQEEAKERDHRKLGKELDLFMISQEVGSGLPFWLPKGATIRRTIERYITDKEISLGYQHVYTPIMANVDLYKTSGHWAHYHEDMFPPMDMGDGEMLVLRPMNCPHHMMVYKDTVHSYRELPIRIAELGMMHRYEKSGALSGLQRVREMTLNDGHTFVRPDQIKEEFKRILELMLAVYKDFNITDYKFRLSYRDPNNKDKYFDDDAMWTKAQTMLKGAMDELKLDYFEAEGEAAFYGPKLDVQVKTALGMEETLSTIQLDFLLPERFDLTYIGEDGENNHRPVVIHRGIVSTMERFVSYLIEVYKGAFPLWLAPIQATIIPVSVDAHSDYAYETKERLQMRGLRIEVDDRNEKMGYKIRASQTQKIPYQIVVGDKEVDDSTVTIRHYGSKETEVMALNLFIDSLIAEISNYSKA; encoded by the coding sequence ATGTCAAAAATAAATATTACTTTTCCAGATGGAAGTGTGAATGAATTTCAATCTGGTATTACGACTTTAGAAATTGCAAAAACGATTAGTAATAGTTTAGCTAAAAAAGCCTTAGCAGGAAAACTCAATAACGAATGGCTTGATTTAAATCAACCAATTCAATTAGATGGTATTTTTGAAGTGATTACATTAGATCATGAAGACGCACTAGCTATTTTAAGAAATTCTGCTGCCTATTTGATGGCTCATGCTTTATCTCATTTATTTCCAACAATTAAATTTGGAACTGCACAAGTCACCGATACAGGATATTACTACGATACAGATAATGGTGATAGTCCAATTACTGCAGAAGATTTACCAGCCATTGAAGCTGAAATGATGCAAATTGTTAAAAAAAATGAACCAAACTTACGTAAAGTAATTTCACATGAAGAAGCACGACGTTTATTTGCTGATAATCCTTATAAAATTGAATTAATTAATGAAATTCCAAAAAATGAAAATATTATTATTTATGAACAAGGAGGATTTGTTGATTTATATCAAGGTGTTCAGGTTCCTTCAACTGGACGAATCCAAATCTTTAAATTATTATCTGTAGCAGGTGCTTATTGGCGTGGCAATTCAAAGAATCGAATGATGCAGCGTATCTATGGAACTGCCTTTTTTAATCAAAAGGACTTAAAAGAATTTATAAAAATGCAAGAAGAAGCAAAAGAACGTGACCATCGTAAATTAGGAAAAGAATTAGATTTATTTATGATTTCTCAAGAAGTTGGTTCTGGATTACCATTTTGGCTTCCTAAGGGTGCTACGATCCGTCGAACAATTGAACGATATATTACAGATAAGGAAATCAGTCTAGGTTATCAACATGTATACACGCCAATTATGGCCAATGTTGATCTATATAAAACGTCAGGTCATTGGGCCCATTATCATGAAGATATGTTTCCACCAATGGATATGGGTGACGGTGAAATGTTAGTTCTTCGTCCAATGAATTGCCCACATCATATGATGGTTTATAAAGATACAGTCCATAGTTATCGTGAACTGCCTATTCGAATTGCTGAACTAGGAATGATGCATCGTTATGAAAAATCAGGTGCTCTATCTGGATTGCAACGTGTTCGTGAAATGACATTGAATGATGGACATACATTTGTGCGGCCAGATCAAATTAAAGAAGAATTTAAACGCATTTTGGAATTAATGTTAGCTGTTTATAAAGACTTTAATATTACTGATTATAAATTCCGGTTAAGCTATCGTGACCCAAATAATAAAGATAAATATTTTGATGATGATGCTATGTGGACAAAAGCACAGACTATGTTGAAAGGTGCCATGGATGAATTAAAATTAGATTACTTTGAAGCAGAAGGTGAAGCAGCTTTTTATGGGCCAAAATTAGATGTTCAGGTAAAAACAGCTTTAGGAATGGAAGAAACTCTATCTACCATTCAATTAGACTTCCTACTACCTGAGCGGTTTGACTTAACCTACATTGGTGAAGATGGAGAAAATAACCATCGTCCAGTTGTTATCCATCGAGGCATTGTATCTACAATGGAACGCTTTGTTTCTTACTTAATAGAAGTATATAAGGGAGCATTTCCATTATGGTTAGCACCTATTCAGGCAACAATCATTCCAGTATCTGTTGATGCTCATTCTGATTATGCATATGAAACCAAAGAACGTTTACAGATGAGAGGATTACGGATTGAAGTGGATGATCGTAATGAAAAAATGGGTTATAAAATACGAGCATCACAAACGCAAAAAATTCCTTATCAAATTGTTGTAGGTGATAAAGAAGTAGATGATAGTACAGTAACCATTCGTCATTATGGTAGTAAAGAAACAGAAGTAATGGCATTAAATCTATTTATAGATAGTCTAATAGCTGAGATAAGTAACTATAGTAAAGCTTAA
- a CDS encoding peptidoglycan D,D-transpeptidase FtsI family protein, whose protein sequence is MKNLSNKIKKKNSSLKKNKKTKKAYIPFRLNILFFVIFSLFVILVVRVGYLQIIKGEHFVKQVNENSSLAVTTSTPRGQIYDVNGNLLVGNKATPSITYTRGKKIEGKDILPIANRVNELIDVPVDDNLTERDKKDYWLANPKHLEMAQKRLSKAETTNKDDGKKIDDEGKLYKLTVDKVKTEEIAFDEHTLKAATIFKRMNATPELNTAFIKNKDVTEKEIAVIGEHSAEIAGVFTGMDWDREYTKNNMLRSIFGTVSSEKAGLPEKDINKYLAKGYVRNDRVGTSYLEEEYEPILQGKKAKSEIVLDKDGKIVSQSPTSKGERGENLKLTIDSKFQEKVDQIVQKNFNQIITSGLGAYSPGAYAVVTNPKTGAVLAMSAVKRDLKTNKIESNPLGTIVDLNIPGSVVKGATLTAGYQTGVISGNDVQVDEPIVLAGSPIKRSYFNKTGGPIPITAKESLEYSSNVYMMKLVFKMMHLKYTPGMAFPYQLGDDTVFNKLRKAYSEYGLGVKTGIDIPMESPGYVPSDFKNKEYQPTGGSLLDLSFGQYDTYTALQLAQYVSTIANNGRRMKPYIVDGIYDSNEDSDLGKIKKQTKPKELNKVTIAPEQLKIIQEGFYDVVHGTGPYTTGRGLKDTKIDIAAKTGTAESFIQDANGTPQSTINSNLIAYGPFENPEVAVSVVLPNLSQNATVSPVNQILAKEILNTYYDMYMKK, encoded by the coding sequence ATGAAAAATTTATCTAATAAAATAAAAAAGAAGAATTCTAGCCTTAAAAAAAATAAAAAGACTAAAAAAGCTTATATTCCATTTCGGTTAAATATTTTATTTTTTGTCATTTTTAGTTTGTTTGTGATATTGGTTGTACGTGTAGGATATTTACAAATTATTAAGGGAGAACATTTTGTTAAACAAGTCAATGAAAATTCTTCACTAGCAGTTACGACATCAACACCTAGAGGACAAATTTATGACGTTAATGGCAATCTATTAGTAGGAAATAAGGCAACTCCTTCTATTACATATACACGTGGAAAGAAAATAGAAGGAAAAGATATTTTGCCAATAGCAAACCGGGTCAATGAATTAATTGATGTTCCTGTTGATGATAACTTAACCGAACGAGATAAAAAAGACTATTGGTTGGCCAATCCTAAACATCTAGAAATGGCTCAAAAACGTTTAAGTAAGGCAGAAACAACAAATAAAGACGACGGCAAAAAAATTGACGATGAAGGAAAATTATACAAATTAACTGTTGATAAAGTCAAAACAGAAGAAATAGCTTTTGATGAACATACATTAAAAGCTGCAACCATTTTTAAGCGAATGAATGCTACGCCTGAATTAAATACAGCCTTTATAAAAAACAAAGATGTTACTGAGAAAGAAATTGCCGTAATTGGTGAGCATAGTGCAGAAATTGCTGGTGTTTTTACAGGAATGGATTGGGATCGAGAATACACAAAAAACAACATGTTACGTAGTATTTTTGGGACGGTTTCTTCTGAAAAAGCTGGATTACCTGAAAAAGATATAAATAAATATTTGGCAAAAGGGTATGTTCGAAATGATCGAGTGGGCACAAGTTATTTGGAAGAAGAATATGAACCTATCTTACAGGGCAAAAAAGCAAAATCAGAAATTGTTTTAGATAAAGATGGAAAAATTGTTTCACAATCACCAACTTCAAAGGGTGAACGAGGAGAAAACTTAAAATTAACCATTGATTCAAAATTTCAAGAAAAGGTGGATCAGATTGTTCAAAAAAATTTCAATCAGATCATCACTTCAGGACTAGGTGCTTACTCTCCTGGTGCTTATGCTGTAGTCACAAATCCAAAAACAGGAGCAGTCTTGGCTATGTCTGCTGTAAAGCGTGATCTCAAGACGAATAAAATTGAATCAAATCCTTTAGGAACCATTGTTGACTTAAATATACCTGGTTCTGTTGTGAAGGGAGCAACATTAACTGCTGGATATCAAACTGGTGTGATTAGTGGCAATGATGTTCAAGTGGATGAACCGATTGTATTAGCTGGAAGTCCTATTAAACGATCTTATTTTAACAAAACGGGTGGTCCTATCCCAATTACAGCAAAAGAATCATTGGAATATTCATCAAATGTTTACATGATGAAGTTAGTCTTCAAAATGATGCATCTCAAATATACACCTGGAATGGCATTTCCTTATCAACTAGGTGATGACACTGTATTTAATAAATTAAGAAAAGCTTATAGTGAATACGGCCTAGGTGTGAAAACAGGAATTGATATTCCCATGGAATCACCGGGTTATGTACCGAGTGATTTTAAGAATAAAGAGTATCAACCAACTGGAGGTAGCTTGTTAGACTTATCTTTTGGTCAGTATGATACCTATACAGCGTTACAATTGGCTCAGTATGTGTCAACGATTGCCAATAATGGAAGACGTATGAAACCCTATATTGTTGATGGCATTTATGATAGTAATGAAGATAGCGATTTAGGAAAGATAAAAAAACAAACAAAACCTAAAGAATTAAACAAGGTAACGATTGCACCTGAACAATTAAAAATTATTCAAGAAGGATTTTATGATGTAGTACACGGAACTGGACCTTATACAACAGGTCGTGGTCTAAAAGATACAAAGATTGATATTGCAGCTAAAACCGGAACAGCTGAATCGTTTATTCAAGATGCAAATGGCACTCCTCAGTCAACGATTAATAGTAATCTAATTGCCTATGGACCATTTGAGAATCCAGAGGTGGCTGTTAGTGTAGTTTTACCTAATTTAAGTCAGAATGCCACAGTCTCACCTGTCAATCAAATATTAGCCAAAGAAATATTAAATACTTACTATGATATGTATATGAAAAAATAA
- the rpmG gene encoding 50S ribosomal protein L33: MRVNITLECTSCKHRNYLTNKNKRNNPDRLEKKKYCPNERKVTLHRETK; encoded by the coding sequence ATGCGTGTAAACATTACATTAGAATGTACTTCTTGCAAACATCGCAATTATTTAACGAACAAAAATAAGCGAAACAATCCTGATCGCCTTGAAAAGAAAAAATATTGTCCAAATGAAAGAAAAGTTACTTTACATCGTGAAACTAAGTAA
- a CDS encoding cell division protein, with product MITDDKEPVNPILLAIPVVILLNVHLFTFIIAIFSLFPFFIVGMLKVKNKTKMLLNTCIAILITTLLSARLITAIIEIYATNTITKPYPVEKMMNNVMQFSISEPGWMKLGFIFSTLFIFMFVITVFYWKNLSIVEKNINCVGLIFLLLSSNLLPWDDIPRIFKLIQDIQFPQRFINITFVLLILGFTLFLQRLTESKFKIKTIILTVFLTITIFSCININKLIADSSNAWHSGNPISTDTNATKVLSSNPNEIKQAYSGSKHLGQGLQLVVKLVSDYLPTKINAKELWKKKPYDIYWHEIVMNHLNIKKTISKKKIIQLTWINDRFNQKETLLPIIAYNRSELWLNGKKLISTDYKTSNIGSVIIKAKKGKNVFEIGYKPSKIFSIARYMQIVSYLILCIYLLIILIKKCKKQS from the coding sequence ATGATTACCGATGATAAAGAACCAGTTAATCCAATTTTATTAGCAATTCCTGTAGTCATTCTTTTGAATGTACATTTATTCACCTTTATAATTGCTATTTTTAGTTTATTTCCATTTTTTATTGTTGGTATGTTAAAAGTTAAAAATAAAACAAAAATGTTATTAAATACTTGTATTGCAATACTAATTACTACTTTACTTTCAGCAAGATTAATTACTGCCATTATTGAAATTTATGCAACAAATACTATTACAAAACCTTATCCAGTCGAGAAAATGATGAATAATGTAATGCAATTTTCTATCAGTGAACCCGGATGGATGAAACTAGGATTTATTTTCTCTACTTTGTTTATCTTTATGTTCGTAATTACAGTTTTCTATTGGAAAAATTTATCAATAGTTGAAAAAAATATTAATTGTGTAGGGCTTATTTTCCTTCTTTTATCTTCTAACTTGTTACCATGGGATGATATACCAAGAATATTTAAATTAATCCAAGATATACAATTTCCACAAAGATTTATTAATATTACCTTTGTTCTACTTATTTTGGGTTTTACGTTATTTTTACAACGTTTAACAGAGTCAAAATTCAAGATTAAAACAATTATTTTAACTGTATTCTTAACTATAACGATTTTTTCATGTATAAATATTAATAAACTTATAGCAGATAGTTCAAATGCATGGCATTCAGGTAATCCTATATCAACAGATACAAATGCAACTAAAGTACTGAGTTCTAATCCCAATGAAATAAAACAAGCTTATAGTGGAAGTAAACATTTAGGTCAGGGATTACAATTAGTAGTTAAGCTTGTTTCTGACTATCTACCTACCAAAATTAATGCTAAAGAATTATGGAAAAAGAAACCTTATGATATATATTGGCATGAAATTGTTATGAATCATTTAAACATTAAAAAAACTATCTCGAAAAAGAAAATAATACAACTTACTTGGATAAATGATAGATTTAATCAAAAAGAAACGTTATTACCTATTATAGCTTATAATAGAAGTGAATTATGGCTAAATGGAAAAAAATTAATTTCCACTGATTATAAAACATCTAATATTGGTAGTGTTATTATTAAGGCTAAAAAAGGAAAGAATGTATTTGAAATTGGTTATAAACCGAGTAAGATATTTTCTATAGCACGATATATGCAAATAGTTTCATATTTAATTTTATGTATATACTTACTAATAATTTTAATTAAAAAATGTAAGAAACAATCATAA
- a CDS encoding 5-formyltetrahydrofolate cyclo-ligase, protein MKKDELCILGLENLKRLRQHPTIKATKEAAIYSAFFASDYWREAQIIGAIRPLPFEFNMTRLFEEAFKVRKIIALPKVMREKQLIFHEVVSDSAFEKNSLGIEEPKSSNLWIPKEKLDLIIVPGIIFNLSGFRIGFGGGYYDRFLKNYSGKTCSFVFNEQIFENWQPEIFDQPVQKLFIDKLGGKNE, encoded by the coding sequence ATGAAAAAAGATGAATTATGTATTTTAGGTTTAGAAAACTTAAAACGGTTAAGACAACACCCTACAATAAAAGCAACCAAAGAAGCAGCTATTTATTCAGCATTTTTTGCTAGCGATTATTGGCGTGAAGCACAGATTATTGGAGCGATTCGTCCATTGCCATTCGAATTTAATATGACTCGGTTATTTGAGGAAGCGTTTAAAGTAAGAAAAATAATTGCGCTACCAAAGGTGATGAGGGAAAAACAATTAATTTTTCATGAGGTTGTTAGTGATTCTGCCTTCGAAAAAAATAGTTTAGGAATTGAAGAACCAAAATCCAGTAATTTATGGATCCCAAAAGAAAAGCTGGATTTGATCATAGTTCCAGGAATCATTTTTAATTTATCTGGGTTTCGAATTGGTTTTGGCGGGGGATACTATGATCGATTTCTAAAAAACTATTCAGGAAAAACCTGTAGCTTTGTTTTTAACGAGCAAATTTTTGAAAACTGGCAACCTGAAATTTTTGATCAACCTGTTCAAAAATTATTTATTGATAAATTAGGAGGCAAAAATGAATAA
- a CDS encoding rhomboid family intramembrane serine protease has product MNNQKKIQSLLKQPFITYCLIGITVIIFLAMEFSGGSENSRVLIQFGALVRPYILINKEYWRLFTPIFLHIGWMHLILNMVTLYYIGEQIERIYGHWRYLGIYLLSGIAGNVLSFSFGSLNSISAGASTALFGLFGAFVILGKHFKNNPAILEMVRQYTIFIMINLIFNLFSSSVDIMGHIGGLFGGLLLSVAFSLPKQNETFSLRERLAAAIAFLFLLCICFAFGLKRYGVFF; this is encoded by the coding sequence ATGAATAATCAAAAGAAGATACAATCTTTATTGAAGCAGCCATTTATCACTTACTGCTTAATAGGTATTACTGTTATTATATTTTTAGCAATGGAATTTTCTGGCGGTTCAGAAAATAGTAGGGTATTAATTCAGTTTGGAGCCTTGGTACGTCCTTATATATTAATAAATAAAGAATATTGGCGCTTGTTTACTCCAATTTTTCTTCACATTGGTTGGATGCATTTAATACTTAATATGGTTACGCTTTACTATATCGGTGAACAAATTGAACGTATCTATGGTCACTGGCGTTATTTAGGTATTTACTTATTAAGTGGGATTGCTGGAAATGTATTAAGTTTCAGTTTTGGTTCTTTAAATAGTATTTCTGCTGGTGCTAGTACTGCTTTATTTGGTTTATTTGGTGCATTTGTTATTTTAGGTAAACATTTTAAAAATAATCCAGCTATTTTAGAAATGGTACGTCAATATACAATTTTTATTATGATTAATTTAATTTTTAATTTATTTAGTAGTTCGGTGGATATCATGGGACATATCGGTGGACTATTTGGTGGATTGCTACTCTCAGTTGCTTTTTCACTACCCAAACAAAACGAAACTTTTAGTCTTAGAGAGCGATTAGCTGCGGCAATAGCTTTTCTATTTCTACTCTGTATTTGTTTTGCTTTTGGACTAAAAAGGTATGGAGTATTTTTCTAG
- a CDS encoding YqgQ family protein, whose amino-acid sequence MKTLYDVQQLFKQFGIYIYVGSRIYDIELMIIELKNLYDGQLIDKQTYLKALRVLKREHHIEERKQKGIE is encoded by the coding sequence ATGAAAACTTTATATGACGTACAACAACTATTCAAACAATTTGGTATCTATATCTATGTAGGGTCAAGAATATATGATATTGAATTAATGATCATTGAATTAAAGAATCTGTATGATGGACAATTGATTGATAAACAAACCTATCTAAAAGCGTTAAGAGTATTAAAAAGAGAACATCATATAGAAGAAAGAAAGCAGAAAGGAATTGAATGA
- a CDS encoding ROK family glucokinase, whose amino-acid sequence MDKKLIGIDLGGTTIKFAILTVDGIIQQKWSVQTNILDEGTHIIDDIVASINHRLALYHMQPEEFIGIGMGTPGSVDIEKGTVIGAYNLNWNTLQFVKNQVEEETGISFMLDNDANVAVLGEDWMGAGKNSKDVVFITLGTGVGGGIIAQGQLIHGTKGCAGEIGHVTVDPNGFKCTCGKRGCLETVSSATGIVRVARQLSEEYVGNSSLKKAIDEGQAVTSKNVFNYAELENDPLALKVVDRVCYFLGLALGNIGNTLNPNSIIIGGGVSAAGEFLRSRIQTYFDRFTSPQVRESTKLKLAQLGNEAGVIGAASLALNYLEN is encoded by the coding sequence ATGGATAAGAAATTAATTGGTATTGACCTAGGTGGAACTACAATCAAATTTGCTATTTTAACTGTAGATGGCATTATTCAACAAAAATGGAGTGTTCAAACGAATATTTTAGATGAGGGTACCCATATTATTGATGACATTGTCGCTTCAATTAATCATCGACTCGCTCTTTATCACATGCAACCAGAAGAGTTTATTGGAATTGGCATGGGAACACCAGGAAGTGTCGATATTGAAAAAGGGACAGTCATTGGTGCATATAATTTAAATTGGAATACCTTACAATTTGTAAAGAATCAAGTAGAAGAAGAAACAGGCATTTCTTTTATGTTAGACAACGATGCAAATGTTGCTGTTCTAGGTGAAGATTGGATGGGAGCAGGTAAAAATAGTAAGGATGTTGTCTTTATCACATTAGGCACAGGTGTTGGCGGTGGCATTATCGCACAAGGACAATTAATTCATGGAACAAAGGGTTGTGCTGGTGAGATTGGACATGTTACGGTTGATCCTAATGGATTCAAATGTACCTGTGGAAAAAGAGGGTGTCTTGAAACAGTATCAAGTGCTACTGGTATTGTTCGAGTAGCTAGACAACTATCAGAAGAATATGTTGGTAATTCTTCTTTAAAGAAAGCCATTGATGAAGGGCAGGCAGTTACAAGTAAAAATGTATTTAATTATGCAGAATTAGAAAATGATCCATTGGCATTAAAAGTAGTAGATCGTGTTTGTTATTTTTTGGGACTTGCTTTAGGAAATATTGGCAATACATTAAATCCAAATAGCATTATCATTGGTGGTGGTGTCTCTGCAGCCGGTGAATTCTTGAGAAGTCGTATTCAAACATATTTTGATCGTTTTACTTCCCCACAAGTTAGAGAAAGTACTAAACTCAAGTTAGCACAATTAGGAAATGAAGCCGGTGTTATTGGTGCAGCCTCATTAGCATTAAATTATTTGGAAAATTAG
- a CDS encoding rhodanese-like domain-containing protein has product MVLILWIIIFVIVIVWGGIELYIHLMARRSAKALSEEDFKAEMKKAQLIDLREKDIFNAGHILGARNLPYSMLNATMGSLRKDKPIYLYDQKKALSMRAANKLRKNGYTNIFYLKDGYENWQGKIKKKTM; this is encoded by the coding sequence ATGGTATTAATTTTATGGATTATCATTTTTGTTATTGTAATTGTTTGGGGAGGTATTGAGTTATACATACATTTAATGGCACGAAGATCGGCAAAAGCTTTATCAGAAGAAGATTTCAAAGCAGAAATGAAAAAAGCCCAATTAATCGATTTAAGAGAAAAAGATATTTTTAATGCTGGACACATTTTGGGAGCAAGAAATTTGCCGTATAGTATGCTTAACGCAACTATGGGATCTTTAAGAAAAGATAAACCAATTTATCTATATGATCAAAAAAAAGCGCTAAGTATGCGAGCAGCAAATAAACTAAGAAAAAATGGTTATACAAATATTTTTTATTTAAAAGATGGTTATGAAAATTGGCAAGGAAAAATAAAAAAGAAAACAATGTAG
- a CDS encoding DUF3042 family protein: MKKFFSGVLFGIALTCATVAGFSAMVKKTVIDPIEEKEDMIEENRKKAMRKRVAR, translated from the coding sequence ATGAAAAAATTCTTTTCCGGCGTACTATTCGGTATTGCTTTAACTTGTGCAACTGTTGCTGGATTCTCAGCTATGGTCAAAAAAACAGTCATTGATCCAATTGAAGAAAAAGAAGATATGATTGAAGAAAATAGAAAAAAAGCAATGCGCAAACGTGTTGCTCGCTAG